From the Streptomyces sp. SN-593 genome, the window CTCGTCCCTTCATACCGACCATCATCCCATTTACGTATCGATACCGGTGACCTTTGGTGATCGAGGTCACGCTACGCAACCATTCTCCATGGTTGCGCGCCCTTGCGCTGTCCCCCTGTGACAGCCTGTGGACAACTTGTGCCACGACCGTGCGGCGACCTTACCGGCACACGGCTGCCAGCGTCTCGGCCGTCACCGGCGAGACCACCCCGTTCTCCGTCACGATCGCGGTGATCAGCTCCGGCGGCGTCACGTCGAACGCTGGGTTGTACGCCTGCGTGCCCAGGGGCGACGGGGCGAGATCGGTCACCTCCGCGCCGGACCGCTGCTCGACCTCGATCGACGGGCCGTCCGGCGTCCCCAGGTCGATCGTCGTCGTCGGCGCCACCACGACGAACGGCACGTGGTGGTAGCGCGCGAGCACCGACAGCGGATAGGTGCCCACCTTGTTCGCCGTGGATCCGTCCGCCGCGATCCGGTCAGCGCCCACCAGCACCGCGTCGACCTCGCCCGCGGTGAACAGCGACCCCGCCGCGTTGTCCGTGAGCAGCGTGTACGGCATCCCGGCCCGCGCCGCCTCGTAGGCGGTCAGCCTCGCCCCCTGGAGCAGCGGCCGCGTCTCGTCCACCCACAGGCGCCGCAGCTCGCCGGCCCGGTGCGCGGCCAGCACGACACCGAGTGCGGTGCCCTGCCCTCCCGACACCAAGGCTCCCGTGTTGCAGTGCGTCAGCACCCGATACCCCCCACCGGGCACCAGCTCGGCCAGCAACTGCTTCCCGTGCCCGGCCATCGCCGCGCTCGCCTCCGCGTCCTCAGCGTGCAGCGCCCGCGCTTCGGCGAGCGCGGCAGCCGCCGCGTGCTCCGGCTCGGCCTCGCGGTACGCGCCGAGCGCCCGGTGCACTCCGTAGGCGAGGTTGACCGCGGTCGGTCGGGCCCGCGCGAGGAGCTCGGCCGCTTCTTCCACGTCATATCCGCGCGCCGCCGCCAGCGCGACACCGTACGCACCCGCCAGACCGAGCAGCGGCGCGCCACGCACGGCGAGCGAGCCGATCGCGCCCACGAGCCCCTGCACGTCCGTGCACGCCAACTCCACCTCCTCCTGAGGAAGTCGGGTCTGGTCGAGCAGTACCAGCACCGGCCCCTCGGGCGGCTCCTCCCATCGCAGCGCCGGTATGAAGTCGTTCTCAGGTCGCGTGATGTGATCACCCATATCGCTCAGTCTGCCCTGTCAAGCCGTGACGACGTCAGCCCATGGCACGATGGCGGCTTGAACCAGCCGAGCAACACGAAGAGGGGCAACCTCCGATGACCAACACTCCGGGCTCCACGACGCCCGGGCCCTCCGACTCCCCCGAGCCGGACGGCGGCACCGGTCCCGGCCCTGCCCCGTCGCCCCAACTCCCCGAACAGGACCGGCCGGCCGCACCGTCCGTACCGCCGGAAGCCTCACTGCACCGGCCCGACCCGGGCCCGGGCTGGTCCGCCCAACAGCCACCGGCCGACGCCAACGGCTGGGGCCGCTGGACACCGCCGCCGGGGAGCCGTTCGCCGCTACCCCCGTCGCAGGGCGGCCCCCGTTGGGGCGGTCCCCCCGCGCCCAACGGATGGCAGCAGCAGGGCCCTTGGAGCCGGCCCGCAGCTCCCCAGCCCGGGGTCGTCCCGCTGCGCCCCCTCGATGTCGGCGAGATCCTCGGCGGTTCCGTCGCCACCCTCCGACGCCACTGGCGCGCCATCCTCGGCGTGACCGCGACGGTCGCCCTCGTCACACAGGCGATCGCTGTCGTCGTCCAGGGCTCCTACACCGACGACGGCAGCCTCGAGAAGCTGGAGGACACCGACCACCCGAGCGCGCACGACCTCCTTCACGGCCTCCGCGACGCCTACGCGGGCCTTGGGCTCACGGTCGTGGTCGCCGCTCTCGGCGTCCTGACCGCCACGGCGATACTGGCCCTGGTCACCAGCCGCGCCGTCCTGGGCCGTACGG encodes:
- the mtnA gene encoding S-methyl-5-thioribose-1-phosphate isomerase, with the translated sequence MGDHITRPENDFIPALRWEEPPEGPVLVLLDQTRLPQEEVELACTDVQGLVGAIGSLAVRGAPLLGLAGAYGVALAAARGYDVEEAAELLARARPTAVNLAYGVHRALGAYREAEPEHAAAAALAEARALHAEDAEASAAMAGHGKQLLAELVPGGGYRVLTHCNTGALVSGGQGTALGVVLAAHRAGELRRLWVDETRPLLQGARLTAYEAARAGMPYTLLTDNAAGSLFTAGEVDAVLVGADRIAADGSTANKVGTYPLSVLARYHHVPFVVVAPTTTIDLGTPDGPSIEVEQRSGAEVTDLAPSPLGTQAYNPAFDVTPPELITAIVTENGVVSPVTAETLAAVCR